One genomic segment of Tolypothrix sp. NIES-4075 includes these proteins:
- a CDS encoding transposase — MLNVFLRSDRGRSLLNPYKDYLLKRWNDGYIDTKGLFGEIQRRGYSGSYDTVARYTRRLRSSQGLKLRQRLINKPLPIVAEPQKKSLTPSRATWLVLRRRELCKRGDEQLIALLTAQHPELAEAIELGQGFAQLVRTRQPEQLDLWLTQAENSILSPFRNFAKSLREDYDAVKAGVTLSVSNGPVEGHINRLKMLKRQMYGRAGIDLLERRFLLAI; from the coding sequence TTGTTGAACGTCTTTCTACGCAGCGACCGTGGTCGAAGTCTACTAAACCCTTATAAAGATTATCTTCTCAAACGCTGGAATGATGGTTATATCGATACTAAAGGGCTGTTTGGGGAAATTCAACGGCGTGGTTACTCTGGTAGCTATGATACTGTGGCCCGCTACACCCGTCGATTGCGCTCCTCCCAAGGTTTGAAACTAAGGCAACGCCTTATAAATAAACCTCTGCCGATAGTTGCCGAACCGCAGAAGAAATCTCTTACTCCTAGTCGGGCAACTTGGCTTGTGCTGCGACGACGGGAATTGTGCAAGCGAGGCGATGAACAACTGATTGCACTGCTAACGGCACAACACCCCGAATTAGCTGAGGCAATTGAATTAGGTCAAGGTTTTGCTCAATTGGTGCGTACTCGACAACCCGAACAACTTGATCTTTGGCTTACACAGGCGGAGAATAGCATTCTTTCTCCCTTTCGCAACTTTGCCAAAAGTTTGCGTGAAGACTACGATGCTGTCAAGGCTGGTGTAACGCTTTCAGTGAGTAATGGCCCTGTTGAAGGTCACATCAACCGATTAAAGATGTTGAAACGACAAATGTACGGTCGCGCCGGGATAGATTTACTTGAGCGACGGTTCTTGCTGGCTATATAA
- a CDS encoding DUF3267 domain-containing protein has product MNIATRNEPIYVFRVTPEISLIWTTLGSLLLILAAAGASWYYAIIHEQTVIFSVESSGDGAWRGIIAFLVLLTIICITTIVHELVHGIAFAAFGGSPRYGLKVKYFLPLAYATSPGEFFRRNAFIMIGLAPLVVLDIVCLLLLAIFPQASWLIWVIAFNTGGAIGDIWIAVQLLRCPQSIRGLVQFW; this is encoded by the coding sequence ATGAATATAGCAACTCGAAATGAGCCAATCTATGTATTTCGTGTAACTCCAGAAATATCACTAATTTGGACTACTTTAGGTTCATTATTGTTAATATTGGCAGCAGCAGGTGCAAGTTGGTATTATGCCATCATTCACGAACAAACAGTAATTTTTAGTGTAGAAAGTTCTGGAGATGGAGCTTGGCGAGGAATTATTGCTTTTTTAGTTTTGCTTACTATTATCTGTATAACTACCATTGTTCATGAATTGGTGCATGGAATTGCGTTTGCTGCCTTTGGTGGTTCACCGCGTTATGGATTGAAAGTTAAATATTTCTTACCTCTTGCTTACGCCACTTCACCAGGTGAATTTTTTCGTCGTAATGCTTTTATTATGATTGGATTAGCACCATTGGTAGTCCTTGATATTGTATGTTTATTACTGCTAGCAATTTTCCCCCAAGCAAGTTGGTTAATTTGGGTAATTGCATTCAATACAGGCGGTGCAATTGGCGATATCTGGATAGCAGTACAATTGCTACGCTGTCCGCAGTCAATTCGGGGTCTTGTCCAATTTTGGTGA